GTACTCCAAAATATCACCTGGCTGACAATCCAAAGTCTTACATATCGCTTCTAATGTTGAAAAACGAACCGCTTTTGCTTTCCCATTTTTCAGAATAGAAAGATTCGCCATAGTAATTCCAACCCTTTCCGAAAGCTCCGTTACGCTCATTTTTCGTTTTGCTAACATCACATCAATATTAATAATAATTGCCATATCATACACCTCAGACCGTCAAATCATTTTCTGATTTTATATTAATCGCTTCTTGTAGAAGTCGTTGGAGGATAGCAGTAAAAACGGCGATAATCAACGAAGCAAAAATGATGATGAGTCCCATTATTCCAAGAGGAGGGTCAACTTTATTTGCTATAAAATGGAAGAGGGGCAAACCTAATACATACAAACCACTGATTATAATCGCACAGTACTTTATGTTCTTTAACCCCTTTACAGATAATTCCGAGAACGCTGTGTTCTCGTCAATGTACCGTAAAAGATTAAAAGCCTGATAGAGAGCAAAGTAAAAAGGCACAGCCGATCCATACATCACGATGAAAATGAGATATTTCATTGGGGAAATATTTGGATACAATTTTGATGCGAAATTCGCCATATGGGGTACTAAAAATATACATAAAGCAAGAACTGCAATTCCAGCCAGAAAAATAATTACCTTTAAGAAAGTTGTTGAACCTCGTTTAACATTCATATGAAGCACCTCACTTATTTAATAACATTATAAATTTAACACGTTATTTATCGTTTTGCAATAAATCTGTATTGTTTTTAATTATATTATTATTGTTATTTATATATCCTTTTAATTTTGACATTCATTAGAATATTCACAATAAAAACTCGACCTATAACTAATGGATCGAGTTATAAATTTGTTTTTATTTATTCGACTTTCATTCATTTATATAGTTGAATTTCAGTACCCGACTTTGTTATCATTCGACAGATTATCTAATCGGCTATGAATACAAGTTCTTGTCCATTTCGGCTAGAGAAACCCTATAACAAAATTTCTATCAGGGACATTTGTAAAAGAGCCGATTTATCTCGTCAGACCTTTTATAATTGTTTCAATGAAAAAGATGATATTCTTCGATTCTGCCTGAAACAGGGTTTTAATGCCCTGTCACAGGAACTGGCTGCTAAAAAAAGCCTCCAAATGAGGGATATCACTGATAGCTTTTCTGCAATTTTTTTGGAAAATGAAGTTTTACTACAACTTATGTTAGAGCATCACCTTGAAAATATCATAGCTGATGAGCTATCTGCTTCTTTATCTACCTTTGCTTCTAAATGCACAACCGACACAAAAAATACATATATACGATTGCTTTTTTTTCTGGTGCTCTAACACACATACTATTTTGCTGGCTTAAAGATCCTCAACGAATTTCCTCAGAAGAATTATCAGAGTTACTACTAGAAATTTTTTCTGGGAATTACTATAAGCTAGACTTAACTTATTCATAAAAAGAAAAATCAAGTGGATACTCGCTTGAGATAAATTCCGCTTGATTTCTTTACCTAAATTTTAATCTCTATTTATTATTGTTTTTCAGTGCTATTATTTGCTATTCGCTTCAATAGTCCCTCAAGCCTCAATACTTTTCTTTATAGAGTATGATTTTCTTTATTG
The window above is part of the Paenibacillus lutimineralis genome. Proteins encoded here:
- a CDS encoding helix-turn-helix domain-containing protein, translated to MAIIINIDVMLAKRKMSVTELSERVGITMANLSILKNGKAKAVRFSTLEAICKTLDCQPGDILEYEGDEDTQ
- a CDS encoding DUF2975 domain-containing protein, with the protein product MNVKRGSTTFLKVIIFLAGIAVLALCIFLVPHMANFASKLYPNISPMKYLIFIVMYGSAVPFYFALYQAFNLLRYIDENTAFSELSVKGLKNIKYCAIIISGLYVLGLPLFHFIANKVDPPLGIMGLIIIFASLIIAVFTAILQRLLQEAINIKSENDLTV
- a CDS encoding TetR/AcrR family transcriptional regulator is translated as MNTSSCPFRLEKPYNKISIRDICKRADLSRQTFYNCFNEKDDILRFCLKQGFNALSQELAAKKSLQMRDITDSFSAIFLENEVLLQLMLEHHLENIIADELSASLSTFASKCTTDTKNTYIRLLFFLVL